The following coding sequences are from one Azospirillum sp. TSH100 window:
- a CDS encoding radical SAM/SPASM domain-containing protein, whose product MDALPSPAAAIPADPTVLDTPFSVFNIELTNRCPFKCVMCARTGNMTRPQGLMDFGLFRKVIDEYVRENPKHATQADCWLHHFGESLVHPDFDRFIAYASARGVFTALSLNPLMLKRPTALALLRARPAKLYLSLDGHDDASFERIRGVAAAYDASVHNLLDFLALKRSFKSKVQVIVSMIDFGLNGDSIARMRDYWSNLDGVDAFFAKEFVTWDGNAPDVTCLASERPPQRDHVTCRFPWSRMTVTWDGDVVPCCYDHDKRYVLGNVAKQSLKEIWNGGPMRSLRREFLDNRVSNPLCRNCDYLRA is encoded by the coding sequence ATGGACGCACTCCCCTCCCCGGCCGCGGCCATACCGGCCGACCCGACGGTGCTCGACACGCCATTCTCGGTTTTCAACATCGAGCTGACCAACCGTTGTCCCTTCAAATGCGTCATGTGCGCGCGCACCGGCAACATGACGCGCCCGCAGGGACTGATGGACTTCGGCCTGTTCCGCAAGGTGATCGACGAGTATGTCCGGGAGAACCCGAAGCACGCGACACAGGCCGATTGCTGGCTGCATCATTTCGGCGAAAGCCTCGTCCATCCGGACTTCGACCGCTTCATCGCCTATGCCTCGGCGCGCGGCGTGTTCACCGCCCTGTCGCTGAACCCGCTGATGCTGAAGCGGCCGACGGCGTTGGCGCTGCTGCGTGCCCGTCCCGCCAAGCTCTATCTGTCGCTCGACGGCCACGACGACGCGTCGTTCGAGCGCATCCGCGGCGTCGCAGCTGCCTATGACGCCTCCGTCCACAACCTGCTTGATTTCCTGGCGCTGAAGAGGTCCTTCAAGTCCAAGGTCCAGGTCATCGTGTCGATGATCGATTTCGGTCTGAACGGCGACAGCATCGCCCGGATGCGGGACTATTGGTCCAACCTCGACGGCGTCGATGCCTTCTTCGCCAAGGAGTTCGTGACCTGGGACGGCAATGCGCCGGACGTGACCTGCCTTGCCAGCGAGCGGCCGCCGCAGCGGGACCATGTCACCTGCCGCTTTCCCTGGAGCAGGATGACCGTCACCTGGGACGGTGACGTCGTGCCCTGCTGTTACGACCACGACAAGCGCTATGTCCTGGGCAATGTGGCGAAGCAGTCGCTGAAGGAGATCTGGAACGGCGGGCCGATGCGGTCGCTGCGCCGGGAATTCCTCGACAACCGCGTCTCCAATCCCTTGTGCCGCAACTGCGATTACCTCCGGGCCTGA
- a CDS encoding DegT/DnrJ/EryC1/StrS aminotransferase family protein has protein sequence MIVVSEPLLNGRELDYVREAVETGWISSEGRFIAEFERRWAEYCGAAHGVAVSSGTAALQLAIRALDLEPGSEVILPSCTIISCAVAIIEAGCVPVLVDSDPETWCLDPDQVAAKITPRTRAIMPVHLFGHPCDMPPLWDLAERHGLHIVEDAAEAHGAEYRGRRCGGLGTLGCFSFYANKIVTTGEGGMVTTNDPALADRLRSLRNLCFRRDRRFLHSELGVNARLTNLQAAIGLAQVERIGDHIARKRHIAAQYGARLAGLPLALPVERPWARSVYWMYGIVLDDEVPFDAAECALRLRALGVDSRPFFLGMHEQPALLERGLFRGERYPVAERLARRALYLPSGLALSDTDLELAADAVRRVLA, from the coding sequence GTGATCGTCGTGAGCGAGCCGTTGCTGAACGGCAGGGAACTGGATTACGTCCGCGAAGCCGTCGAGACCGGCTGGATCTCCTCGGAAGGCCGGTTCATCGCGGAGTTCGAGCGTCGCTGGGCCGAGTATTGCGGCGCGGCACATGGCGTGGCTGTGTCCAGCGGCACCGCCGCCCTTCAGCTCGCCATCCGCGCGCTCGATCTGGAGCCCGGGTCGGAGGTCATTCTGCCGAGCTGCACGATCATCTCCTGCGCGGTGGCGATCATCGAGGCCGGCTGTGTGCCCGTCCTGGTCGACAGCGACCCGGAGACCTGGTGCCTCGATCCCGATCAGGTCGCGGCGAAGATCACGCCACGCACCCGCGCCATCATGCCGGTCCATCTCTTCGGCCATCCCTGCGACATGCCCCCACTGTGGGATTTGGCGGAGCGGCACGGGCTGCATATCGTCGAGGACGCCGCCGAAGCACATGGCGCGGAATACCGCGGACGCCGCTGCGGCGGGTTGGGGACGCTCGGCTGCTTCAGCTTCTACGCCAACAAGATCGTCACCACCGGGGAAGGCGGCATGGTCACCACCAACGATCCCGCCCTCGCCGACCGGCTGCGCTCGCTGCGGAACCTGTGTTTCCGCCGGGACCGGCGCTTTCTGCACAGCGAACTGGGCGTCAATGCCCGGCTGACCAATCTCCAGGCCGCCATCGGTCTGGCCCAGGTCGAGCGCATCGGCGACCATATCGCTCGCAAACGCCACATCGCCGCGCAGTATGGCGCGCGGCTGGCGGGACTGCCGCTCGCCTTGCCGGTCGAGCGCCCCTGGGCACGCAGCGTGTACTGGATGTACGGGATCGTGCTGGACGACGAGGTGCCGTTCGATGCGGCCGAATGCGCGCTCCGCCTGCGCGCGCTCGGGGTGGACAGCCGCCCCTTCTTCCTCGGCATGCATGAACAGCCGGCCCTGCTGGAGCGCGGCCTGTTCCGGGGGGAGCGCTATCCGGTGGCGGAACGGCTGGCACGGCGGGCGCTCTATCTGCCATCCGGCCTTGCCCTGTCCGACACCGATCTGGAACTGGCCGCCGACGCGGTGCGGAGGGTGCTGGCATGA
- a CDS encoding LacI family DNA-binding transcriptional regulator codes for MFTRDEPQEKQSRVTLHDVAAASGVSKSTVSRILDERLPRSDNETARRVRQVAAELGYVRDVSAASLRRGNTDTIGVIVPRLTDTVMAMLYEALAHACARTGRFAIVATTDDEPQADRAAAKSLLQRGVDGLVLSTAREDDDFPVQLETRGVPYVLALRSDGRSMSSVGDDKLGGYLATRHLLDLGHRRIGIIAGPNYASSSRGRLAGYRWAMTEAGAAIEPDWIVESTFGIDSGAEAAERLMNCAARPTAIFAMNDNTAIGALSALVKLGLSVPDDVSLVGYNDIPIVSRLSVPLTSVRVPFDRIAAEALDLLSRGAKSDNDRMRVSPPTLIPRASTAPYRSVARKARSQ; via the coding sequence GTGTTCACCCGCGATGAGCCACAAGAGAAGCAGAGCCGTGTGACGCTGCATGACGTCGCCGCCGCGTCGGGCGTGTCGAAGTCGACGGTGTCGCGGATCCTCGACGAACGTCTGCCTCGATCCGACAACGAAACGGCCCGCCGTGTCCGGCAGGTCGCGGCGGAGCTCGGCTATGTCCGCGATGTTTCGGCGGCCAGCCTGCGCCGGGGGAACACCGACACGATCGGCGTCATCGTGCCGAGGCTGACGGATACGGTGATGGCGATGCTCTATGAGGCATTGGCGCACGCCTGCGCGCGCACCGGACGCTTTGCGATCGTGGCGACGACCGATGACGAACCGCAGGCGGACCGCGCGGCGGCCAAGAGCCTCCTCCAGCGCGGCGTGGACGGGTTGGTGCTGTCGACGGCGCGCGAGGACGACGACTTTCCCGTCCAGCTGGAAACCCGCGGCGTTCCTTATGTTCTGGCTTTGCGGAGTGACGGCCGCAGCATGTCGTCGGTGGGGGATGACAAGCTTGGCGGTTATCTGGCCACTCGGCATCTTCTGGATCTCGGGCATCGCCGCATCGGCATCATCGCCGGTCCGAACTACGCTTCCAGCAGCCGGGGCCGGCTCGCCGGCTACCGCTGGGCGATGACGGAGGCCGGCGCGGCGATCGAGCCGGACTGGATCGTCGAGTCGACCTTCGGGATCGACTCCGGCGCCGAGGCCGCCGAACGGCTGATGAACTGCGCTGCGCGGCCGACCGCCATTTTCGCCATGAACGACAACACGGCGATCGGCGCATTGTCGGCGCTGGTCAAGCTTGGCCTGTCGGTGCCGGATGACGTTTCCCTGGTCGGCTACAACGACATTCCCATCGTCAGCCGGCTATCGGTACCGCTGACGTCCGTTCGCGTTCCCTTCGACAGGATTGCGGCGGAGGCCCTGGATCTGCTGTCCCGAGGCGCGAAATCGGACAATGACCGTATGCGGGTGTCTCCTCCCACCTTGATTCCCCGCGCTTCGACGGCGCCTTACCGGTCCGTCGCCCGGAAGGCTCGGTCTCAGTAG
- a CDS encoding tetratricopeptide repeat protein, which produces MIRPASSFPDDRTEESRFDRIAVGNWREEIRRSTLSHYHHRMGVAHEASGDRDAAIKAFELAVAVDPGRCASVLRLNRLLRDAGDPVRAGSVLAHGMLARGGDPDALARALIDEAEAARDDGMSDDALALVAHALATSPHAAAAHLPDLVVEAAGLLRDRQEEAVRWCDLAAPHAQDRYSLHHQRGFSLLLLNRPDEARRELAVSIALAPERMPSWYVLGQYHRLRFETEAALAAYRRVWESDHDLRWWAGLMIAQTLLLDGRLAESMAACDAVRLRNPAMGWARMIGGLVQLHAGDLDAAARAFDRERLNHPDTGRARVFRGMLRLALSRPQEALEDFDGRPGDFTCLAMSRLGRALALLELGDTAEASHLVGAAAREEGQWVAATLRLLGPLGQALAPLLAAVGNHAPAGAAGHGGPN; this is translated from the coding sequence ATGATCCGACCGGCATCGTCATTCCCAGACGACAGGACTGAGGAGAGCAGGTTCGACCGGATCGCCGTTGGAAATTGGCGGGAGGAGATCCGCCGGTCCACCCTCTCCCACTATCATCACCGGATGGGGGTGGCGCATGAGGCCTCGGGAGACCGCGATGCCGCCATCAAGGCGTTCGAGCTTGCGGTGGCGGTGGATCCCGGACGTTGCGCGTCCGTCCTGCGACTGAACCGCCTGCTGCGGGACGCGGGCGACCCGGTGCGCGCGGGATCCGTTCTGGCCCATGGAATGCTGGCCCGTGGCGGCGACCCCGATGCCCTGGCGCGGGCGCTGATCGACGAAGCGGAGGCCGCCAGGGATGACGGAATGAGCGACGATGCGCTCGCCCTCGTCGCCCATGCGCTTGCCACCAGTCCGCATGCCGCCGCCGCCCATCTGCCCGATCTCGTCGTCGAGGCGGCCGGCCTGCTGCGTGATCGCCAGGAGGAGGCCGTACGCTGGTGCGATCTTGCGGCCCCCCATGCGCAGGACCGTTACAGCCTTCACCATCAGCGGGGCTTTTCCCTGCTGCTGCTGAACCGTCCAGACGAGGCGAGGCGGGAGCTGGCGGTTTCGATCGCCCTGGCGCCGGAGCGGATGCCGTCCTGGTATGTGCTCGGCCAATATCACCGGCTCCGCTTCGAAACCGAAGCCGCGCTGGCGGCCTACCGGCGCGTTTGGGAAAGCGATCACGATCTGCGCTGGTGGGCCGGCCTGATGATCGCGCAGACTCTGCTGCTGGACGGCCGCCTTGCTGAGTCGATGGCCGCCTGCGACGCCGTCCGCCTGCGGAATCCCGCCATGGGCTGGGCGCGCATGATCGGGGGGCTGGTGCAACTCCATGCCGGCGACCTCGACGCCGCCGCCCGCGCGTTCGACCGGGAGCGTCTGAACCATCCCGATACAGGCAGAGCGCGCGTCTTCCGCGGCATGCTGAGGCTCGCATTGAGCCGGCCGCAGGAGGCATTGGAGGATTTCGACGGCAGGCCCGGGGACTTCACCTGCCTTGCCATGTCCCGCCTCGGACGGGCGCTGGCTCTGCTGGAATTGGGCGACACGGCGGAGGCCAGCCATCTGGTTGGCGCTGCCGCGCGGGAGGAGGGCCAGTGGGTCGCCGCCACGCTGCGGCTGCTGGGGCCGCTCGGCCAGGCGCTGGCACCGCTGCTCGCCGCCGTCGGGAACCACGCCCCGGCCGGAGCCGCCGGCCATGGGGGGCCGAATTGA
- a CDS encoding MFS transporter codes for MQTSEDVATHPRDSAPGTFDGQADISARLERLPITRRVFWTRNIIGAATFFDGYTVIAIAYAMPVLVREWGLGPEQTGLILSMGYLGQLIGAVFFGWLAERIGRLSVLLFTILLFVSMDVACLFAWGAASMMAFRFIQGIGTGGEVPVASAYINEYIGSKGRGRFFLLYEVMFLLGLVGAGLIARALVPVYGWQAMFLVGIIPGIILIPFRFFMRESPRWLASKGRYEEADRIVGQLEASAVASGHSLEPPKPVATRAKAGSNWRELFSSFYRRRTFTIWAMWFCSYLVANGMITWLPTLYRQTFNLPLETSLLYGLLTSIAGVVASVACALLIDRVGRKRWYMIAFFAAPLPLLALAFLGATSPLEVLILAGLAYAILQTITFSLYLYSAELYPTRMRALGTGLGSAWLRLGSSTGPILVGVLMGSAGVQYVFATFAAVSLVGAIVTALFAIETKGRVLEELSP; via the coding sequence ATGCAGACATCCGAGGATGTCGCCACCCATCCCCGCGACAGCGCGCCCGGCACGTTCGATGGACAGGCCGACATCAGTGCCCGGCTTGAACGGCTTCCGATCACCCGGCGGGTGTTCTGGACCCGCAACATCATCGGCGCCGCCACCTTCTTCGACGGCTACACCGTCATCGCCATTGCCTATGCCATGCCGGTGCTGGTTCGCGAATGGGGCCTGGGGCCCGAACAGACCGGCCTGATCCTGTCGATGGGCTATCTGGGCCAGCTCATCGGCGCGGTCTTCTTCGGCTGGCTCGCCGAGCGGATCGGCCGGCTGAGCGTCCTCCTCTTCACCATCCTGCTGTTTGTCAGCATGGATGTCGCCTGTCTGTTCGCCTGGGGCGCGGCATCGATGATGGCGTTCCGTTTCATCCAGGGCATCGGAACGGGCGGCGAGGTGCCGGTCGCCAGCGCCTACATCAACGAATATATCGGATCGAAGGGGCGCGGCCGCTTCTTTCTGCTCTACGAGGTGATGTTCCTGCTTGGCCTCGTCGGCGCGGGCCTCATCGCGCGGGCGCTGGTTCCGGTCTATGGCTGGCAGGCGATGTTCCTCGTCGGGATCATTCCCGGCATCATCCTGATCCCCTTCCGCTTCTTCATGAGGGAGTCGCCGCGCTGGCTTGCCTCCAAGGGCCGTTACGAGGAGGCCGACCGGATCGTCGGCCAGCTGGAAGCGAGCGCCGTCGCCTCGGGCCACAGCCTGGAGCCGCCGAAGCCCGTCGCCACCCGTGCGAAGGCCGGCTCCAACTGGCGCGAGCTGTTCTCCAGCTTCTACCGGCGCCGCACCTTCACCATCTGGGCGATGTGGTTCTGTTCCTATCTCGTCGCCAACGGCATGATCACCTGGCTGCCGACGCTGTATCGCCAGACCTTCAACCTGCCGCTCGAAACCAGCCTGCTGTACGGGCTGCTGACGTCGATCGCCGGCGTCGTCGCATCGGTCGCCTGCGCCCTGCTGATCGACAGGGTCGGGCGCAAGCGCTGGTACATGATCGCCTTCTTTGCCGCCCCGCTGCCGCTTCTGGCGCTCGCCTTCCTCGGTGCAACGTCGCCGCTCGAAGTGCTGATCCTCGCGGGACTGGCCTACGCGATTCTGCAAACCATCACCTTCTCGCTCTACCTTTACTCTGCGGAGCTTTATCCCACCCGCATGAGGGCGCTCGGTACCGGGCTGGGAAGCGCATGGCTGCGGCTCGGCTCCTCCACGGGCCCCATTCTGGTCGGTGTGCTGATGGGGTCGGCCGGCGTTCAATATGTCTTCGCGACCTTCGCCGCCGTGTCGCTGGTCGGCGCCATCGTCACCGCTCTTTTCGCGATCGAGACCAAGGGCCGGGTTCTGGAAGAACTGTCTCCCTGA
- a CDS encoding sulfotransferase domain-containing protein — MRDVISLSAFPKSGVTYLGFLMFHCLFGDVAEIGDLERKYVIDIHAWPALRFAVPQGPRIVKSHFPFGPDSPGVGRTAKAVYLIRHPIDVMMSAWDYRRFLNPGATDDVDGGPADGPAFRHFVRRWLATGGEGFEVAGSWLRHVRSWLDQREIPVHLVTYTDLVDHPGRELAAILRFLDLPVPAERQAMAVESSGMAAMAALEAEEVRHRRTGVFYRPELARSYEGGRRFINKGHRGCYATLLTDEERGLADQTFGAELSAYFPGAGAAVG, encoded by the coding sequence ATGCGCGACGTGATCAGCCTTTCGGCCTTCCCGAAGTCGGGAGTGACATATCTCGGGTTCCTGATGTTCCATTGCCTGTTCGGCGACGTGGCCGAGATCGGTGACCTCGAAAGGAAATACGTGATCGATATTCATGCATGGCCGGCGCTGCGGTTCGCAGTGCCGCAGGGGCCCCGGATCGTCAAGTCGCATTTTCCGTTCGGACCAGACAGTCCCGGCGTCGGGCGGACGGCCAAGGCGGTGTATCTGATCCGTCACCCCATCGACGTCATGATGTCGGCGTGGGATTACCGCCGGTTCCTGAACCCCGGTGCGACCGACGACGTGGACGGTGGCCCGGCCGATGGTCCCGCGTTCCGACACTTCGTCCGTCGCTGGCTGGCGACCGGCGGGGAGGGGTTCGAGGTTGCCGGAAGCTGGCTGCGGCATGTCCGCTCCTGGCTCGACCAGCGCGAGATCCCGGTGCATCTCGTCACCTACACCGATCTGGTCGATCATCCCGGCCGCGAACTGGCGGCCATTCTGCGCTTCCTCGACCTGCCGGTTCCGGCCGAGCGGCAGGCGATGGCAGTCGAAAGCAGCGGAATGGCGGCGATGGCCGCGCTGGAAGCGGAGGAGGTCCGCCACCGGCGCACCGGCGTCTTCTACCGGCCGGAACTCGCGCGCAGCTATGAAGGCGGTCGCCGTTTCATCAACAAAGGCCATCGCGGCTGCTATGCGACCCTGCTGACCGATGAGGAGCGGGGGCTGGCCGACCAAACCTTCGGGGCCGAGTTGTCCGCCTATTTCCCCGGTGCTGGCGCGGCGGTGGGTTGA
- a CDS encoding class I SAM-dependent methyltransferase, which produces MSGIFGPAYAAVYDALYGEKDYSGESDLIARLFDLHADGPVASVLDLGCGTGGHALPLAARGLRVTGVDRSPAMLTHARAKAAEITSAAVAPPEFIEADVRTLRLGRVFDAAIMMFAVLGYQQDDEALLATLASVRRHLPPSGLFLFDIWYGPAVLAQRPGDRVRMISRTDERILRTTRSDLDIRAQTCRVDFHVLRLAGDRIVGEDRETHAMRFFFDRELGLALAAGGFRLETLRAFPDIGREPDETAWTVIGVARALP; this is translated from the coding sequence ATGAGCGGCATATTCGGACCCGCCTACGCGGCGGTCTATGACGCGCTGTATGGCGAGAAGGATTACAGCGGCGAAAGTGACCTGATCGCGCGCCTGTTCGACCTGCATGCGGACGGCCCCGTCGCAAGCGTCCTGGACCTCGGCTGCGGCACCGGCGGGCATGCCCTGCCACTGGCGGCGCGTGGGCTGCGTGTGACGGGGGTGGACCGTTCCCCGGCCATGCTCACCCACGCCCGCGCGAAGGCGGCGGAGATCACCTCAGCGGCCGTCGCCCCTCCCGAATTCATCGAGGCCGATGTCCGTACGCTTCGCCTCGGCCGGGTCTTCGACGCCGCGATCATGATGTTCGCCGTGCTCGGCTATCAGCAGGACGACGAGGCGCTACTGGCCACCCTGGCCTCGGTCCGGCGCCATCTGCCGCCGTCCGGTCTTTTCCTCTTCGACATCTGGTACGGCCCCGCCGTCCTCGCCCAGCGGCCGGGAGATCGGGTGAGGATGATTTCCCGGACGGACGAGCGGATTCTCAGGACCACGCGGTCGGACCTCGACATACGGGCCCAGACTTGCCGGGTCGATTTCCATGTGCTCAGGCTTGCCGGGGACCGGATCGTCGGCGAGGACCGGGAGACGCATGCCATGCGCTTCTTCTTCGACCGGGAGCTCGGTCTGGCGCTTGCCGCCGGCGGTTTCCGGCTGGAAACGCTCCGCGCCTTCCCGGACATCGGCCGCGAGCCGGACGAGACGGCATGGACCGTGATCGGTGTCGCGCGCGCGCTGCCGTGA
- a CDS encoding glycosyltransferase family 1 protein, translated as MRVGVYRGFPASAGGGFQYEASLLDALSDLTRHVPYDLVCVNPAGESLRGILQSRHLQYGRLPILPLGDLDIHQGPPESYLSTDGEGGRPPPPTDEIVLNTAMGWALREEDVDLLLTLHPSLIGPEALLPFIVPIHDLQHRLQPEFPEVSADGIAALREQVYRTICRYATLVLVDSEAGRQDVLRFYGDLIDGDRIRVLPFFPPVRRSRPPTERDFARVRTRYGLPERYYFYPAQFWMHKNHRLIVEALAQLADGGDEAVRVVFAGSYTEKWRARNFIDVMALADRLGVRDRIHYLGFVPDRDMPALYSLSAGLVMPTFFGPTNMPPLEAWSVGRPVIVSDLPSIRDQLGDGALYIDPRDAASLAGAMRGLWHDDALAATLAANGACRLAGYRHEDFLSRLRSILDEAVDRVRTRRTPAYPIAWPQEAGGVG; from the coding sequence ATGCGCGTCGGTGTCTACAGAGGGTTTCCCGCATCGGCGGGGGGTGGCTTCCAGTACGAGGCATCCCTGCTGGACGCCCTGTCGGACCTGACCCGGCATGTCCCCTATGATCTGGTTTGCGTCAATCCCGCGGGCGAAAGCCTGCGCGGGATCCTGCAGTCCCGCCATCTCCAGTACGGCCGGCTGCCGATCCTGCCGCTGGGCGACCTGGACATCCATCAGGGGCCGCCCGAATCCTACCTGTCCACAGATGGCGAGGGCGGGCGCCCGCCACCCCCGACGGATGAGATCGTGCTGAATACCGCCATGGGATGGGCCCTGCGCGAGGAAGACGTCGACCTTCTGCTCACCCTTCACCCCTCGCTGATCGGGCCGGAGGCGCTGCTTCCCTTCATCGTGCCGATCCACGACCTGCAACACCGTCTCCAACCGGAATTCCCCGAGGTCAGCGCCGACGGGATCGCCGCCCTGCGGGAGCAGGTCTACCGGACGATCTGCCGCTACGCGACCCTGGTCCTGGTCGATTCCGAGGCGGGGCGGCAGGATGTGCTTCGCTTCTACGGCGACCTGATCGACGGCGACCGCATCCGGGTGCTGCCCTTCTTCCCGCCGGTCCGCCGCTCCCGCCCGCCGACTGAGAGGGACTTCGCCAGGGTCCGGACGCGGTACGGTTTGCCGGAGCGCTATTATTTCTATCCGGCGCAGTTCTGGATGCACAAGAACCACCGCCTGATCGTCGAGGCGCTCGCCCAGCTCGCCGATGGCGGGGACGAAGCCGTCAGGGTGGTGTTCGCCGGAAGCTACACGGAGAAATGGCGGGCGCGGAATTTCATCGATGTGATGGCCCTGGCCGACAGGCTGGGGGTGCGCGACCGCATCCACTATCTGGGATTCGTGCCCGACCGCGACATGCCGGCGCTCTACAGCCTGTCGGCCGGACTGGTCATGCCGACCTTCTTCGGTCCCACCAACATGCCGCCGCTGGAAGCATGGAGCGTCGGCCGGCCGGTCATCGTCAGCGATCTGCCCAGCATCCGCGACCAGCTCGGCGACGGCGCCCTCTACATCGATCCGCGCGACGCGGCCTCGCTGGCCGGCGCCATGCGCGGGCTGTGGCATGACGACGCCCTGGCCGCCACCCTGGCTGCCAACGGCGCCTGCCGCCTTGCCGGCTACCGGCATGAGGATTTCCTGTCGCGCCTGCGGAGCATCCTGGACGAGGCGGTGGACCGTGTCCGCACCCGCCGCACCCCCGCCTATCCGATCGCATGGCCGCAAGAGGCTGGAGGAGTGGGCTGA
- a CDS encoding dihydrodipicolinate synthase family protein — MAIDWKGLNPAPVTLFKDNGDVDFDGNARLAKWLASIPGVKSLVILGHAGEGTFLTHDEQLELIRVYKDATPLPVVAGITGEGTKVAELEAKEKFEAGATGALVYPNHGWLRFGYQKGAPVDRYKAVAQSGLECILFQYPAVTKANYDLDTQLQIAAVPGVTATKNGVRDMKRWYNEIPALKNAFPDLAIMSCHDEWLLPTMFDVDGLLVGYGNMAPELLIEYLAAGKAQDYPLARKYHEQLLPITRAVYHRGSHMEGSVALKHALRARGLIDNVNVREPLKPLGDGADEEIRAAVKASGLTVIQNALAA, encoded by the coding sequence ATGGCTATTGATTGGAAGGGGCTGAACCCCGCGCCCGTCACGCTGTTCAAGGACAACGGCGACGTCGACTTCGATGGAAACGCACGTTTGGCCAAGTGGCTGGCCTCGATTCCCGGCGTGAAGAGCCTGGTCATTCTTGGCCATGCCGGTGAAGGCACCTTCCTCACCCACGACGAGCAGTTGGAGCTTATCCGCGTTTACAAGGATGCGACCCCGCTGCCGGTCGTCGCCGGCATCACCGGCGAGGGCACCAAGGTCGCCGAACTGGAGGCCAAGGAGAAGTTCGAGGCCGGCGCCACCGGCGCCCTGGTCTACCCGAACCACGGCTGGTTGCGCTTCGGCTATCAGAAGGGCGCCCCGGTGGACCGTTACAAGGCGGTCGCCCAGTCCGGCCTGGAGTGCATCCTGTTCCAGTATCCGGCCGTGACCAAGGCCAACTATGATCTGGATACCCAGCTGCAGATCGCCGCCGTGCCGGGCGTCACCGCCACCAAGAACGGCGTCCGCGACATGAAGCGCTGGTACAACGAAATCCCGGCGCTGAAGAACGCCTTCCCGGATCTCGCCATTATGTCGTGCCATGACGAATGGCTGCTGCCGACGATGTTCGACGTCGACGGCCTGCTGGTTGGCTACGGCAACATGGCGCCGGAACTGCTGATCGAGTATCTCGCCGCCGGCAAGGCGCAGGACTATCCGCTCGCCCGCAAGTATCACGAGCAGCTGCTGCCGATCACCCGGGCGGTCTATCATCGCGGTTCGCACATGGAAGGGTCGGTCGCGCTGAAGCATGCCCTGCGTGCCCGCGGCCTCATCGACAACGTCAATGTCCGCGAGCCGCTGAAGCCGCTGGGGGATGGCGCCGATGAGGAAATCCGCGCCGCGGTGAAGGCGTCGGGCCTGACCGTGATCCAGAACGCTCTCGCCGCTTGA
- a CDS encoding methyltransferase, TIGR04325 family — protein sequence MGLFSGLYGDHAAAQSGTRTYDDPQVVTRLVEARSAFRWDGVLMPLYQQLAAALLAAAMRGGGFDGRLSVCDFGGGLGNGHAVLSAILGEAVRLEWDVVETPALAQAGNDRFAGGGLRFHDELDALEGREHDLILVSGVLQYLPDPQAVFARLASRPHRHMMMNRFPVRQGAEPATTDLCTVQDLALLQPGVSVPHWCFSEERWRRIIGATHGTVMSWSDDFDGRHRLDDGSELSFIGMLLSRHPAPGPTPARMPQP from the coding sequence ATGGGGTTGTTCAGCGGCCTCTACGGCGACCATGCCGCCGCCCAGTCGGGGACCCGGACCTACGACGACCCGCAGGTGGTGACGAGGCTGGTGGAGGCGCGGTCGGCCTTCCGCTGGGACGGGGTCCTAATGCCCCTGTACCAGCAGCTTGCCGCCGCGCTTCTGGCCGCAGCGATGCGCGGGGGAGGCTTCGACGGCCGGCTGAGCGTCTGCGACTTCGGCGGCGGGCTGGGAAACGGGCATGCCGTGCTGTCCGCCATCCTGGGGGAGGCCGTCCGGCTGGAGTGGGACGTGGTGGAAACCCCGGCCCTGGCCCAGGCCGGCAATGACCGTTTCGCCGGCGGCGGCCTGCGCTTCCATGACGAGCTCGACGCGCTGGAGGGCCGGGAGCACGACCTGATCCTGGTTTCGGGCGTGCTGCAATATCTGCCCGATCCGCAAGCGGTCTTCGCCCGGTTGGCGAGCCGGCCGCACCGCCACATGATGATGAACCGCTTTCCCGTCCGGCAGGGGGCGGAGCCGGCGACGACCGACCTTTGCACGGTGCAGGATCTGGCGCTTCTCCAACCCGGTGTGTCGGTGCCGCACTGGTGCTTCTCAGAGGAGCGTTGGCGTCGCATCATCGGCGCCACGCATGGCACCGTCATGAGCTGGAGCGACGATTTCGACGGGCGGCACCGGCTGGACGACGGCAGCGAGCTGTCGTTCATCGGCATGCTGCTGTCCCGCCATCCCGCCCCGGGGCCCACCCCCGCCCGGATGCCGCAGCCATGA